One Poecilia reticulata strain Guanapo linkage group LG19, Guppy_female_1.0+MT, whole genome shotgun sequence genomic window carries:
- the prkar1ab gene encoding protein kinase, cAMP-dependent, regulatory, type I, alpha (tissue specific extinguisher 1) b — MASGSTSSEEERSLRECEQYVQKHNIQQLLKDCIVQLCTSRPDRPMAFLREYFERLEKEEAKQIQSQQKASSSRSDSRDEEVSPPMNPVVKGRRRRGAFSAEVYTEEDAASYVRKVIPKDYKTMAALAKAIEKNVLFSHLDDNERSDIFDAMFPVTYIAGETVIQQGDEGDNFYVIDQGEMDVYVNNEWVTSIGEGGSFGELALIYGTPRAATVRAKTNVKLWGIDRDSYRRILMGSTLRKRKMYEEFLRKVSILESLDKWERLTVADALEPVQFEDGQKIVVQGEPGDEFFIILEGSAAVLQRRSENEEFVEVGRLGPSDYFGEIALLMNRPRAATVVARGPLKCVKLDRPRFERVLGPCSDILKRNIQQYNSFVSLSV, encoded by the exons ATGGCATCTGGAAGTACGAGCAGCGAGGAGGAGCGGAGCCTCAGGGAGTGTGAGCAGTACGTGCAGAAACACAacatccagcagctgctgaaggaCTGCATCGTCCAGCTGTGCACCTCCAGGCCCGACCGGCCCATGGCGTTCCTCAGGGAATACTTTGAGAGGCTGGAAAAG GAGGAGGCCAAGCAGATTCAGAGCCAGCAGAAGGCCAGCAGCTCCCGCTCAGACTCGCGCGATGAAGAAGTGTCTCCACCCATGAACCCAGTGGTGAAGGGTCGCCGGCGGAGAGGAGCCTTCAGCGCAGAGGTTTACACAGAGGAGGACGCAGCCTCGTACGTCAGGAAG GTGATTCCAAAAGACTACAAAACCATGGCTGCTTTGGCTAAAGCCATTGAAAAGAATGTGCTCTTCTCACATCTGGACGACAATGAAAGGAG TGACATATTCGATGCCATGTTTCCAGTCACCTACATTGCTGGGGAAACAGTTATTCAGCAAG GTGATGAAGGGGACAATTTCTACGTCATTGACCAAGGAGAGATGGAT GTGTACGTGAACAACGAGTGGGTGACCAGCATCGGAGAGGGAGGCAGCTTTGGAGAGCTGGCACTCATCTACGGCACCCCGAGAGCGGCTACAGTCAGAGCCAAGACCAACGTGAAGCTGTGGGGCATCGACAGAGACAGCTACAGGAGAATACTCATG GGAAGCACTTTGAGAAAGAGGAAGATGTATGAGGAATTCCTCAGGAAAGTGTCCATTTTAG AGTCTCTTGATAAGTGGGAGCGTCTGACGGTGGCCGATGCCTTAGAGCCCGTTCAGTTTGAGGACGGCCAGAAGATCGTGGTGCAGGGCGAACCCGGAGATGAGTTCTTCATCATTTTAGAg ggttCAGCAGCTGTCTTGCAGCGTCGCTCCGAGAATGAAGAATTTGTTGAAGTAGGAAGATTAGGACCGTCTGACTACTTTG GTGAGATCGCTCTGCTGATGAACCGCCCTCGTGCTGCCACAGTGGTCGCCCGCGGCCCCCTGAAGTGCGTGAAGCTGGACCGGCCCCGTTTCGAGCGCGTCCTGGGCCCCTGCTCAGACATTCTGAAACGCAACATCCAGCAGTACAACAGCTTCGTGTCGCTGTCTGTCTGA